From a region of the Phycisphaerae bacterium genome:
- a CDS encoding PhoH family protein, producing the protein MELTVTLQQPHRRAELFGPGDRNLRQIRELLGVQIQARNTTVRILGASPDVARAAAVLERLQEMLRQKADLDEHSVRLAIVELGEREGARNPDAITVFSRETVITPKTEGQRHYVAAMLRNDLVLCLGPAGTGKTYLAVALAVHQLKNGDVKRIVLVRPAVEAGEKLGFLPGDLQQKVNPYLRPLFDAMHDMMTFDQLKRFMVNDVIEVVPLAYMRGRTLNNAIIILDEAQNSTPSQMLMFLTRLGNHSKMIVTGDDSQVDLEPNQPSGLIDAVQRLRGCPGVAIIRLADVDIVRHRLVQAIVNRYANGAAPRRPEVRTSEINAPAAGDAPDQPGLPESGLKVGGESDDA; encoded by the coding sequence ATGGAACTGACCGTTACCCTCCAGCAGCCGCATCGCCGGGCCGAGCTTTTCGGGCCGGGCGACCGCAACCTGCGGCAGATACGCGAGTTGCTCGGCGTCCAGATTCAGGCCCGCAACACGACCGTGCGCATCCTCGGAGCATCGCCGGACGTGGCCAGGGCGGCCGCCGTGCTGGAGCGCTTACAGGAGATGCTGCGGCAGAAGGCGGACCTGGACGAGCACTCGGTCCGGCTGGCGATCGTCGAACTCGGCGAACGCGAGGGAGCGCGTAACCCGGACGCCATCACGGTGTTCTCGCGCGAGACGGTGATCACGCCGAAGACCGAGGGGCAGCGGCACTACGTAGCCGCCATGCTGCGGAATGATCTGGTCCTGTGCCTGGGGCCGGCCGGCACCGGGAAGACCTACCTGGCGGTCGCGTTAGCCGTGCACCAGCTCAAGAACGGCGACGTGAAGCGGATCGTGCTGGTGCGGCCGGCGGTCGAGGCAGGCGAGAAGCTGGGCTTCCTGCCGGGCGATCTGCAACAGAAGGTGAACCCCTACCTGCGCCCGCTGTTCGACGCGATGCACGACATGATGACGTTCGACCAGCTCAAGCGGTTCATGGTCAACGACGTGATCGAGGTCGTGCCGCTGGCGTACATGCGCGGGCGAACGCTGAACAACGCGATCATCATCCTGGACGAGGCCCAAAACTCGACGCCGTCGCAGATGCTCATGTTCCTGACGCGGCTGGGCAATCACAGCAAGATGATCGTGACCGGCGACGACAGCCAGGTGGACCTGGAGCCGAACCAGCCGTCGGGCCTGATCGACGCGGTGCAGCGCTTGCGCGGTTGCCCAGGGGTGGCTATCATTCGTCTGGCGGACGTGGACATCGTGCGGCACCGGCTGGTGCAGGCGATCGTGAACCGTTACGCCAACGGCGCGGCCCCGCGACGGCCGGAAGTGCGCACGTCCGAGATTAACGCCCCCGCCGCGGGCGATGCCCCGGATCAGCCGGGGTTGCCGGAGTCCGGCCTGAAGGTCGGCGGCGAAAGCGACGACGCATAG